The sequence below is a genomic window from Caldanaerobius fijiensis DSM 17918.
AAAACCAGATAACAGCTGTAGTGGGTGAAAGCGGCAGTGGGAAATCAACTCTTGCTTCAGCGATATTAAATGTAGTACAAACCCCTGGGATTATAGTAGAAGGTTCTGAAATATTATTTGAAGGCGTAGATTTATTAAAGCTAAGCGAGGAAGAAATGCGCAAATACCGGTGGAATGAAATAGCCATGGTTTTCCAGGCGGCTCAAAACTCTTTAAATCCAGTAGTAAAAATAAAAGATCAAATTTTAGAGACCTATAAAGCCCATAGGAGTGCTACTGATCAAGAGATATATGAAAGAGCCTCCAAATTATTGGACTATGTAAGGCTGGACCCTGAAAGGGTTTTAAAGTCATATCCCCATGAACTCAGCGGAGGTATGAAGCAAAGAGTTATAATCGCATTGAGCCTTTTGCTAAATCCAAAACTCCTTATATTAGATGAGCCTACAACGGCATTGGATGTGATAACCCAGGCCTATATATTTGACATACTTGTGCAATTACATAAAGATACGGGTATTACCATGCTGATGTTTACTCACGATGTAGCTATAGTGGCTAAA
It includes:
- a CDS encoding ABC transporter ATP-binding protein, whose protein sequence is MDEILQIRNLSVEFYTRRGVLRAVDSVSLDVYKNQITAVVGESGSGKSTLASAILNVVQTPGIIVEGSEILFEGVDLLKLSEEEMRKYRWNEIAMVFQAAQNSLNPVVKIKDQILETYKAHRSATDQEIYERASKLLDYVRLDPERVLKSYPHELSGGMKQRVIIALSLLLNPKLLILDEPTTALDVITQAYIFDILVQLHKDTGITMLMFTHDVAIVAKIADRLAVMYAGKIVEVGDIREIFYNAKHPYTRGLLNAAPSLLDDVSKRKAIKGLPPDMISPPKGCRFHPRCSLANEYCREYEPCMKDLGNKHLVACHLYDKEALKDGSADVN